The following proteins are encoded in a genomic region of Protaetiibacter sp. SSC-01:
- a CDS encoding O-acetyl-ADP-ribose deacetylase — protein sequence MARITVVQGDITTQEVDAVVNAANRAMRGGGGVDGAIHRAGGPAILEDCIRRFPDGLATGDAGWTTAGELPARWVIHTVGPDYGSGERDRSLLVSCYRRSLEVADELGVRTIAFPLVSAGVYAWPLDDAIDAAVGTVASAETPVDEVRFVALSADVVERIAARIAAA from the coding sequence ATGGCGCGTATCACGGTCGTCCAGGGCGACATCACGACGCAGGAGGTGGACGCGGTCGTCAACGCCGCCAACCGCGCGATGCGGGGCGGCGGCGGGGTCGACGGCGCCATCCACCGAGCCGGGGGTCCCGCGATCCTCGAGGACTGCATCCGTCGCTTCCCCGACGGGCTCGCGACGGGCGACGCCGGCTGGACGACGGCCGGCGAGCTGCCCGCGCGCTGGGTGATCCACACCGTCGGGCCCGACTACGGTTCCGGCGAGCGCGATCGCTCCCTGCTCGTCTCGTGCTACCGGCGCTCGCTCGAGGTCGCCGACGAGCTCGGGGTGCGCACGATCGCCTTCCCGCTCGTGAGCGCGGGCGTCTACGCGTGGCCCCTCGACGACGCGATCGACGCCGCCGTCGGCACCGTCGCATCCGCCGAGACGCCCGTCGACGAGGTGCGCTTCGTCGCGCTCAGCGCGGATGTCGTGGAGCGGATCGCGGCGCGGATCGCGGCCGCCTGA
- a CDS encoding diacylglycerol kinase family protein, which produces MKTPLERLRPVVAEYEVQHGWAQTRWYETRSDDAGRAAAEHALAAAPAVVMAAGGDGTVRAVAEVMQGTRIPVALVPLGTGNLLARDVGAPLNDISACVSAAFAGEDRSVDVGVAELEDESGARRSHTFMVMAGIGLDAEMAESTSTIAKKHLGWLAYVTPIARSVIANKLFHLDYRIDAGRVRSTRAHTVIVGNCGTLTGNMLLIPAAIIDDGLLDVVMMRPTGRFGWARIGTRLTLQGLARRSPLSRRLLQRTPDLHALAYVQGTRFEARFDAPHLIELDGDSFGHITRVRVSVRPGALHVRVPARTNSVEKSTTARQRPSRP; this is translated from the coding sequence GTGAAGACCCCGCTGGAGCGGCTTCGGCCCGTGGTCGCGGAGTATGAAGTCCAGCACGGGTGGGCGCAGACGCGCTGGTACGAGACCCGCAGCGACGACGCGGGCCGGGCCGCCGCGGAGCACGCTCTCGCTGCTGCTCCGGCGGTGGTGATGGCCGCCGGCGGCGACGGCACGGTCCGAGCCGTCGCGGAGGTGATGCAAGGGACGCGCATCCCGGTCGCGCTGGTTCCCCTGGGCACCGGCAATCTCCTCGCACGTGATGTCGGCGCGCCGCTCAACGACATCTCCGCCTGCGTCTCCGCTGCGTTCGCAGGTGAGGACCGGTCCGTGGATGTCGGGGTGGCTGAGCTCGAGGACGAGAGCGGCGCCCGGCGTTCGCATACGTTCATGGTCATGGCGGGTATCGGACTGGATGCGGAGATGGCGGAGAGCACGAGCACCATTGCGAAGAAGCACCTCGGCTGGCTCGCGTACGTCACACCGATCGCCCGCTCGGTCATCGCGAACAAGCTCTTCCATCTCGACTACCGGATCGACGCAGGGCGAGTGAGGTCGACCCGGGCGCACACGGTCATCGTCGGCAACTGCGGAACACTCACCGGGAACATGCTCCTGATCCCCGCTGCGATCATCGATGACGGGCTGTTGGACGTCGTGATGATGCGCCCGACTGGACGCTTCGGGTGGGCACGGATCGGAACCCGCCTCACCCTGCAAGGCCTCGCCCGCCGCTCCCCGCTCAGCCGCCGACTCCTCCAGCGGACGCCCGACCTCCACGCACTCGCATACGTTCAAGGAACCCGGTTCGAAGCCCGGTTCGACGCCCCTCACCTCATCGAACTCGACGGCGACAGCTTCGGCCACATCACCCGTGTCCGCGTCAGCGTCCGCCCAGGCGCCCTGCACGTACGCGTGCCGGCCCGAACGAACTCGGTGGAGAAGAGCACCACAGCCCGGCAGCGGCCGTCACGCCCGTAG
- a CDS encoding acyl-CoA desaturase — MDGIRSTTPRSADRHGGRAGSEFTALAKTIRDQGLLRRRYGYYWSKLIGLPLVLAGGLLVFVWIGDTWWQLFTAVFLAVVFTQIAFLGHDSAHRQIFVSGKWNDWVSLVLGDLLVGMSYGWWQHKHTRHHANPNKLGSDPDIELPVIVVAPERAAPRGRVLSWLRSHQGIFFFPILLLEGVSLHASGVRRVVTRGPLSRRWVEIGFLLIRLVGFPVLVFLVLSPGIAFVFLAVQLGLFGFYMGVSFAPNHKGMPIVPRDASFDFLRRQVMMSRNVRGGRLLDTAMGGLNYQIEHHLFPSMPRPHLRKAAPIIAAYCRSHDVPYVQTGLLASYAIIVRYINRVGLGERDVFTCPLVEQRRYVTAVPQ, encoded by the coding sequence ATGGATGGGATCCGTTCGACCACACCGCGCTCTGCAGATCGACACGGCGGTCGGGCCGGGAGCGAGTTCACGGCCCTGGCGAAGACGATCCGGGATCAGGGGTTGCTGCGTCGCCGGTATGGGTATTACTGGTCGAAGCTGATCGGTCTGCCGCTTGTGCTCGCCGGTGGTCTGCTGGTGTTCGTGTGGATCGGTGACACCTGGTGGCAGCTGTTCACGGCGGTGTTCCTGGCGGTGGTGTTCACGCAGATCGCCTTTCTCGGGCATGATTCGGCGCACCGGCAGATCTTCGTCTCGGGCAAGTGGAACGATTGGGTGAGCCTTGTCCTCGGCGACCTGCTGGTGGGGATGAGCTACGGGTGGTGGCAGCACAAGCACACCCGCCACCACGCGAACCCGAACAAGCTGGGGTCCGATCCGGACATTGAGCTGCCGGTGATCGTCGTGGCCCCGGAGCGTGCCGCGCCGAGAGGGCGGGTCCTGTCGTGGTTGCGCTCGCATCAGGGGATCTTCTTCTTCCCGATCCTGCTCCTGGAAGGTGTCTCGCTGCATGCGTCCGGGGTGCGTCGGGTGGTCACGCGCGGGCCGTTGAGCAGGCGATGGGTCGAGATCGGGTTCCTCCTGATCCGGCTGGTCGGGTTCCCGGTGCTCGTCTTCCTCGTGCTGTCGCCGGGTATCGCATTCGTGTTCCTCGCTGTCCAGCTCGGGCTCTTCGGGTTCTACATGGGCGTCTCGTTCGCCCCGAACCACAAGGGGATGCCGATCGTGCCGCGCGATGCGAGCTTCGACTTCCTGCGCCGCCAGGTGATGATGAGCCGGAACGTCCGCGGCGGTCGTCTGCTCGACACCGCGATGGGCGGGCTGAACTATCAGATCGAGCATCACCTGTTCCCGTCCATGCCGCGTCCTCACCTGCGCAAGGCAGCGCCCATCATCGCCGCGTACTGCCGGAGCCATGATGTGCCGTATGTGCAGACCGGGTTGCTGGCGTCCTATGCGATCATCGTGCGGTACATCAACCGTGTCGGCCTGGGGGAGCGTGACGTGTTCACCTGTCCCCTGGTCGAGCAGCGCCGTTACGTCACCGCAGTCCCGCAGTGA
- a CDS encoding transposase, protein MPGPYPKEFREDVVAVARSRESGVTIKQIATDFGISEATLQNWLRQADIEDGNRPGRTAADAAEARELEKRIRLLEQENEVLRRAAAYLSKANLRLGGSPK, encoded by the coding sequence ATGCCCGGTCCCTATCCGAAAGAGTTCCGCGAAGACGTCGTCGCGGTCGCTCGTAGCCGTGAGAGCGGCGTCACCATCAAACAGATCGCCACCGACTTCGGCATCAGCGAAGCAACGCTGCAGAATTGGCTCCGCCAAGCCGATATCGAAGACGGCAACCGTCCCGGTCGGACCGCCGCCGATGCCGCCGAGGCCCGGGAGTTGGAGAAGCGGATCCGCCTGCTCGAGCAGGAGAACGAGGTCCTTCGCCGTGCAGCGGCGTATCTGTCGAAGGCGAACCTGCGGCTCGGTGGCTCCCCAAAATGA
- a CDS encoding kynureninase — MPSDRARSLDATDPLRAYRGRFVPSEGVVAYLDGNSLGRPLTASVERLDRFAREEWGGRLIRGWDEGWLDLPLILGDALGEHVLGAAPGQVAVADSTSVLIYKLARAALDARPGRDEVIVDRGNFPSDRYLLEGIAAERGLTLRWLDPDPAGGVTPEAVADAVSERTALGLFSSVAYRSGHLADMRGITTVLHDAGALAMWDLCHSAGVVPTPLDAWGVDLAVGCGYKYLNGGPGAPAFLYVRRELQGELRQPVQGWMGSHAPFEMGQGYRPADGIRGFLTGTPPILAMQPLVDMVALIAEAGLDVIRAKSIALTEYAIELVDAELPDARLASPSDPAQRGGHVTIDHPRFAELLPRLWAAGVIPDFRRPDGLRLGCSPLSTSFAEVEAGVHAIREALAA, encoded by the coding sequence ATGCCCTCCGATCGTGCCCGATCCCTCGACGCCACCGACCCGCTGCGGGCCTACCGCGGGCGCTTCGTGCCGAGCGAGGGGGTCGTCGCGTACCTCGACGGCAACTCCCTCGGGAGGCCGCTCACGGCATCCGTCGAGCGCCTCGACCGCTTCGCGCGGGAGGAGTGGGGCGGGCGCCTCATCCGCGGCTGGGACGAGGGCTGGCTCGACCTGCCGCTCATCCTCGGTGACGCCCTCGGCGAGCACGTGCTCGGCGCGGCGCCCGGCCAGGTCGCGGTCGCCGACTCGACGTCCGTGCTCATCTACAAGCTCGCCCGTGCCGCTCTCGACGCACGCCCGGGACGCGACGAGGTCATCGTCGACCGCGGCAACTTCCCGAGCGACCGCTACCTCCTCGAGGGCATCGCCGCCGAGCGCGGGCTCACGCTGCGCTGGCTCGACCCCGACCCCGCGGGCGGCGTCACGCCGGAGGCCGTCGCGGATGCCGTGAGCGAGCGCACGGCGCTCGGACTCTTCAGCTCGGTCGCCTACCGCTCGGGCCACCTCGCCGACATGCGCGGAATCACCACCGTGCTGCACGACGCGGGCGCACTCGCCATGTGGGACCTGTGCCACAGCGCGGGCGTCGTGCCGACACCGCTCGACGCGTGGGGCGTCGACCTCGCGGTCGGGTGCGGGTACAAGTACCTGAACGGCGGCCCGGGCGCACCCGCGTTCCTGTACGTGCGGCGTGAGCTGCAGGGCGAGCTGCGGCAGCCCGTCCAGGGCTGGATGGGCTCGCACGCGCCCTTCGAGATGGGGCAGGGCTACCGGCCGGCCGACGGCATCCGCGGCTTTCTCACGGGCACTCCCCCGATCCTCGCGATGCAACCCCTCGTCGACATGGTCGCGCTCATCGCCGAGGCGGGCCTCGACGTCATCCGGGCCAAGTCGATCGCGCTCACTGAGTACGCGATCGAGCTCGTCGACGCCGAGCTGCCGGATGCGCGCCTCGCCTCCCCGAGCGACCCGGCGCAGCGAGGCGGTCACGTCACGATCGACCACCCGCGGTTCGCGGAGCTGCTGCCGCGTCTCTGGGCGGCGGGCGTCATCCCGGACTTCCGTCGGCCCGACGGGCTGCGGCTCGGCTGCTCGCCGCTCTCGACGTCGTTCGCCGAGGTCGAGGCGGGAGTGCACGCGATCCGCGAGGCCCTGGCGGCGTAG
- a CDS encoding adenine phosphoribosyltransferase, whose protein sequence is MTDATSYLDALTRVIPDFPEPGIRFRDLTPVFADGAALAAVADALVAPFEGRFDVIAGVEARGFALAAAAAARSGHGLLLVRKKGKLPGETLSESYALEYGEATLEVHTDQLPAGTRVLLVDDVLATGGTLGASQRLIERAGWVLAGTAVVLELDGLGGREKLAPREVVALQRA, encoded by the coding sequence ATGACCGACGCCACCTCGTACCTCGACGCGCTCACGCGCGTGATCCCCGACTTCCCGGAGCCCGGCATCCGGTTCCGCGACCTCACGCCCGTGTTCGCCGACGGTGCCGCTCTCGCGGCCGTCGCGGATGCGCTCGTCGCGCCCTTCGAGGGTCGGTTCGACGTCATCGCGGGCGTCGAGGCGCGCGGCTTCGCGCTCGCCGCCGCCGCCGCGGCACGCTCCGGGCACGGGCTGCTGCTCGTGCGGAAGAAGGGCAAGCTGCCCGGCGAGACGCTCAGCGAGAGCTACGCGCTCGAGTACGGCGAGGCGACGCTCGAGGTGCACACCGACCAGCTGCCGGCGGGCACGCGCGTGCTGCTGGTCGACGACGTGCTCGCCACGGGTGGCACGCTCGGCGCGTCGCAGCGGCTCATCGAGCGCGCGGGGTGGGTGCTCGCGGGCACAGCCGTCGTGCTCGAGCTCGACGGCCTCGGCGGGCGCGAGAAGCTCGCACCGCGCGAGGTCGTCGCGCTCCAGCGCGCCTGA
- a CDS encoding ABC transporter permease, with product MIVARTVGRSLLNALLTLAIVLLLWQAVVSLTGISPYVAKGPLDVWDHLFVDAPGVAVEKSAEAHRAALAPLLAQTLQDAALGWVVGMAVAILLAVLFSLSRAVEAGVMPLALVLRTVPLVSIAPVIILLTGRGTVASVAVIGSIVVLFPALASVMFGLSRANRESLDLVAVYGGSRLTQLRKVSIPGALPSLFVAARVSVPGAVTGALLAEWLSTGTGIGGMIQKFSASARFDDLWASVAVITLVTLVLYNVVQVIEDAVLARMGMTGSLT from the coding sequence GTGATCGTCGCACGCACCGTCGGGCGCTCGCTCCTCAACGCGCTCCTGACGCTCGCGATCGTGCTGCTGCTGTGGCAGGCGGTCGTGAGCCTCACGGGCATCTCGCCCTACGTCGCCAAGGGACCGCTCGACGTGTGGGACCACCTCTTCGTCGACGCCCCCGGCGTGGCGGTTGAGAAGTCAGCTGAGGCCCATCGGGCGGCGCTCGCGCCGCTGCTCGCGCAGACGCTTCAGGATGCCGCGCTCGGCTGGGTCGTGGGCATGGCGGTCGCGATCCTGCTCGCCGTGCTCTTCTCGCTCTCACGTGCCGTCGAGGCGGGGGTCATGCCGCTCGCGCTCGTGCTGCGCACCGTGCCGCTCGTGTCGATCGCGCCCGTCATCATCCTGCTCACGGGACGCGGCACGGTCGCGTCGGTCGCGGTCATCGGGTCGATCGTCGTGCTGTTCCCGGCCCTCGCATCCGTCATGTTCGGGCTGTCGCGGGCGAACCGGGAGAGCCTCGACCTCGTCGCGGTGTACGGCGGATCGCGGCTCACGCAGCTGCGGAAGGTCAGCATCCCAGGTGCCCTGCCGTCGCTCTTCGTCGCGGCGCGCGTCTCTGTGCCCGGCGCCGTCACGGGTGCGCTGCTCGCCGAGTGGCTGTCGACAGGAACGGGCATCGGCGGGATGATCCAGAAGTTCTCCGCCTCCGCGCGCTTTGACGATTTGTGGGCGTCGGTCGCCGTCATCACCCTCGTGACCCTCGTGCTCTACAACGTCGTGCAGGTCATCGAGGACGCGGTGCTCGCGCGCATGGGGATGACGGGGTCGCTGACGTAA